The region agagcaattaattttaaatacttgtacaagaaaacacaaataaaaataacctcTTGATTTGTAAAGGACAcattctttatatacagtaggcaTACAACAAAGTTCATGaaagtatttatattatttaaaaaataaaaaataaataaaaaagggccAACACTACACTGGAACCCTCACAGCTAcacattaataaacattttacttaCTTTCATGAGATGATCCACACGTGCCAGCAGCTGAGTGTTTATTGATAATCGGCAGTACAGTTTATCACCAGGTTTTGCAACCAGTCTAAGAGCAAATTCTTGCTGGAACATAAGCACGGCACATCTGATAAAGGAGATATAAGAAACTCAATCAAGAATTTACTATACATGCACGTatcaatatataacaaaaaaacaaaaaaggatttTGTCACCCACTTCATTTGCATATATCCATTAAGAATCaacttttttgtgcttttgtctTTTAATATGGACTGCTGTTTTCTATGTTTGAGAAACTTAAATATATAGTGTTCACAGAGCTGATATCAAGTATCAAGTCAAGTGCCAAGTGAACAAATCATTTCCTTGTAAACAGAAAAATTATCTAGCAACAGCTAGAGAAACTACAATAAATGGCATCCTGATCTAACAGACAAAATGGAGATTATTACGGGTCATGTAATAATTCTTTTCCAGAAGCtaataaaatttcaaattaaaacatcTGGTTTTTGTAACGATATTTAAGTTCAGTTGTTTTTCGAGAATTTCTCCAGTCCATATCTTTTAAATATTGCCCTGAAGCCACTATGTGTTCTGTTCAAAGGCGGATGACAAATTTTATAATGGCTGCAAATTAGCAATGCTTGGGCAGGTGAATTTTCTCTTTAAAATGGTAATGTTCCTTCCAGTTTTTACTATTtaaacctaaataaaaaaaaataaataaaaaataaacattactacATGTTAAGAATAACCGATCACccaacatatttttattattcccaAAAACCAAAAAGCGATCATTTTATGCTACTGCTGAACACATCTGTCACAATATGAATGTCTAATATTTAAACCAAATTTTATAGTGACTAATATATGTACTCCTGAACCCACTACAAATTAAACTTTAATAAGCTCAAGTAAATAGTGCTATAATTTGACACACCTGAAAAATGGTCTGTGAAGTAGCAACTTAAAGACAAATGGAGAGGATatctgcaaaattaaaattatacattgttaaaacacattttaaacaaaaaagtgatgaataaaatgaacataaatcCTTTAGTAACAAACAGTACCTGATAGGGCAAATTAGCCACACAAACATCAAAGAAAGGCAAATCTGTCTTCAACACGTCTCCAACCAAGATTTCAAGTTTACTTCGAAATGGACTGAAACAAGagatattcaaaatgaaaatcaCTGATTCATCTTCTTAACAGCGTGACCATTAAAGGTTgcaggggattttttttttgttctttatttcgccttatgcaatttcttgtattaggaatttgttagttttcgcataccccttggggtcagagcgcagggtccgccattgtacagtgcccctggatcaattacaggttaagggtcttgctcaagggcccagcagagtaggatctcttttggcagtgacggggatttgaaccggcaacctttgggataccagcacagatccttcgcctcagagccaccaatttgatgcttattccaccatcactgggcacaaaactgcaacactttgaaaacaaatcGAAAATAACTCCCTTAGGCCTGTTTAGAACGGATTTAAACTAAGATGCAATTCTCTTTTATATTTTGGAGGAATatccaataaatcacagggaTAACATGCAAGACCCACATATGCAGTTCATGGGCTAGGACTCAAACCAAGGACTCTGTAGCTGTGAGGCAAACAGTGCTAATGATGTAATGCTGCTTACATAAAAAGCAGTTGATCATAAAGTCCAGTGTCACATAATGTTGTTGTCTGGTATCAGACCTATTAAAACCAATAGCACAAGCAGATGATAAAACCACAATATCTTACTAGAGTGCTGGGTGGAAGATAATTTTGATGATAATAAAAATAGAGACAAGAGATATAATATGTAGTTTACAAGTTCAAAAGATTACCTGAATTATCCGGCAATTTTTAAAATCAACTAATATAAAATCACAGTCTTCAAAAGATAgcagaaattaaagacacaagTAGCAGGACATATTACAACCATTAAATGCAAAACAGTTTGGTATATTTCCTTTTCATACAATGACTCCAAatagaaatgcaaacatttttgagAGTAATAGCatgcaaatgtaatattttgtcaGTATTTCATGGCTACATATAAAATTATCTGTTCTAAACATAACAGAAATGGAGGCCAGAGAACCAGTATATTAGGCATGTTCACTGTTTACCACAATTATCCTGAATACTATTTTAACTATCTGAGATACTGTACATCACGGGCTCCAAAAGATAACACTAACATTTCACTGTGATTTTTATTGAGCAACctcctttctcttttttggaTGCACAATAAACATAACTCATAAgcgattttattttttaatcactaATACAAAATAAGGATGTGCATTTTGACTAATTTTGAAATGTGTGAATTGGTAAGTGTTAATTAATGAATATTTGGCTAGCCATAGGGTAAAAACAAGACTTTGGCTAATATCAACTTTGCATAAATTGCAAAACAACTTTCCTACTGCAACTGAAGTTGACAACCATATACTGAAACAATGAATTGCTATAGTAAATGTTCTCTTAACCAACCATGTTTTATTGAATGTCACCAAGGTGTAAGTGGAAAGTACGTTGATAGAAGATACAACAAGATGGTACACATCCAATACAGAATGCCATTACCTGGCCAAGATGCGAGGTTAAAAGATCCAAGGCAAAGGAACCGCTACAGGAATCTTTGGATTAATTAATTTTCGTCAAAGTCTGTACCACACTACCTACAGTCTTCTTGAATAGAGTTACATTCTGAACCAGTAGTTTTGCAGTTTCTGAATTACTGGTGCCACCAACACACTCTTATTTGTAAGGTTTGCACAGTTATGACTGTGGAGTTACTGGGaacatattcagttttatttgcaaAACTACATTCCCCACCACAATACATATCAAACACATCTTAAACTTGCCATTTCCACGACCCCCTTTCTCTCTATCAACACAGATCTTTTACAAAGAGGAACACTACACAAATAAGATAACATTCACAAGGCTGGAACTAACCACATTCCATCACAGTGTCCACTCCTGCACATTTTCATAATCATATTCAAAATAGGTCAATTTTCAATCACCCTAGGATCACCGACAcgtgagaaagaaacaatatccgaagaacacacacacagcaaaggGGAGAAATTTTTAACTCCTTACAGACACTGAATGTGACAAAAGGATTTGAGCCAAGGATGCCGGATTCATGTAGTATTAGTGCTAACCATGTTCTTCATAGAAAGTGTGGACtaattgtatataaaataatctaTTCCAACTTCTAATAAgacaaacatttcatttcatttcattcaattaATTTAACAATGCACTTTGCAAtgaatgtttaattaatttaacgTATGGTTTCTTAAAGAATTTTcaacaaaacacatttataaacATAAGGAAACTGATACATACGTGCCCTGTACTCTTTTTTGCAATTCAGCAACAAGTCTAGGGTCAATTTCACAAGCAATcacctaaaaatacaaaaaaaataaattaaaaactaactGCTTAGGCAAATGGACAAAacagcaacacaaaaaaaaaaaaaaagctcctgaccttttttgctttttgcagcAGCTTTACAGTCATGTTGCCTGTGCCAGGTCCAACTTCCAATACAACATCTGTTGGTCTAAGGGCAGCCTAAACATAAAAATGAGtgacaagaaaaaataaacagtaagtaTAGACAAACATTTCTTAAGACTTGTTAAACAATGAAAGTAGAGCAAAATAATGAAGATAATTATAAGCAAGCCTAtgatttttaatgaaatttgCAGACCATGAAATCTATATCATCACAATATGTTACAGTTAGGTAAACTTCCTAAACAAAGCACTCTTCTTAAAACTGATTGGTTTAGGCAATACACAATTGACATAAATAGAACTATATATTTAGCAGAATTATTGAAATAGTGTAAAGATGGTACCATGCAAAAGTCAGGACACTCCTGGCCAAATACAATATTTTAgtaacatttaaagaaagaaagaaagaaagaaaacacaatacTAAAAACAACTTTGACAACAAAGTAAAATTGTAGCATTTTAATGGAAATTTAatgtacatttaccattttttgatgaacagaaaaaaatttttaaaaattgagtaaatgtggctttttcaaatgtttcgGCAACCTTTCACTTTTAAGCTCTTAATTAGTTCATTAATCTGGTCtggcttagctcaacagacactACTCTGGTCAAGAATTGTCATTAGGAATATTGTCAGATGATGTGAACACAAGAGACTAATAAATTCTTTGCCTTTTAAAATATTGTGCAATACTTAAAAAGCATGGGCTTTTCTAAGCAACTGACTGAGGATTGGAAAATCAGAATAATTTACGTCTACAAAAAAAATGGCTTACCTTATCAATAATACCATTGACAACTAGAGGATTTTTCAGAATATGCTGACCAATTCCAGTATTAAACATTATACCTAGGAAAATGAAAAGTTCAATATTTCATCAATAAAAAGTTAACAGAGtgctaaatttatatttaattgtataTCAAATTGCAAAAAAGACGCAACGTATGTTGTTTAATAAAGCACACAATCTATTAACAGGTATTTTGCCAGATGATGTGTGATATGATTATTTTATGAAGCTTGTCTAATGATTTTCTCAGAACATTTTTATTGCTGGTGGAAATCCCAACTgcctatatatatctatctttgaCTGGAttattcactcactcatcaatgGAAACACTACCTCCCATTTTGTTAAAAGGCCGAAATTtaaatttggcaggattgtacacctaagtcagtgggtatctgctaagaaaggacatttcgataTATCAAAATTTAGGGGTAGAACACccccacaatagaaaaactaaatatctcAAAAACACTTCGACcgatttaattgaaatttgatGATGCgatagaaagaaaagagagaaaaaaacatgatacagctaattttgtctatttttgtcaTGAAAAATGCTGTAGCGATTGGGCTATTTTTAGGCAGCCCATCTTTTTTGTCTCCACCTGAATGTCACCAGAACAACACCGACAGTCAccaaaagcatggacaagtgAATAAGCAGACGTGTTGAAGGAAACAGAGACAGTATGATATGTAGCGTGAACTCTAAAATGGCACAAACAAAGTTCCCCAAAGCTAAAGTAAGATATGGGTACCCAGTTGAGGTGTGCTATACACTTCATGTCCAGCTgccagggagggagagagaaataCCTAAGGAGCAGGAATCCTTACACTCAAGACAATAAGCTATAACCGACAGCGCTAGCACAGCTCAGAAGTGAGGGAGGGTAGACCCTGCACACCATGCCGGTCGACCCATAAGGTGACACAGGAGAGTCTTAAGCATGCACATAAGACTAAGGTTACCCAGTATCTCTAGGTTTCATTAAACCCTAAACTGCATGCAAGGAGCCCCCCCAGGCCTTGGACCTGAAAACATTGCTGTCAAAACTCTCATGTAAGGAGGCAATCTTTACACCTTCACCTAGAGTACCAGACATTCCAGTGCCTATACTAACTGTACATGTGGTTCACAGCATTATTTACTTTCTATATGGTGCTGTTTACACGGTACATACATCAAATATGGAAAATTTACACTGTGCACTGAAACTAAAACACTTATCTATTGCGTTAATAAACAGTCAACAAACTTTCACATTGACAGTGTTTTATTCCTCTGGTAGtgacaataaatacaacatatGTTGtgtagtccatccattatccaaaccgctatatcctaactacagatgTTGCGTAGACTCATACACTACATACAAAAAATTATTGACTGGACTGTAacatgcaatgacaataaagatctatctatctaacatatctGTAACAGCTAAAAAAAAGGAGAAGGTTGGTTATTTTATGCTATAAACTTCCTGTCTAGCAGCACCTAAGCCTGTGATACATCCAATTaactgacatagatagatagatagatagatagatagatagatagatatcagcgAGTGGAAAATAAGCAAATACCGAATTCATTACTTAAAAACGCATTcagtttgacaaaaaaaaacaaggaatactGTACTTTGTTTATCACTGATAGATATCTGGATCCTTTACGTGGCACAGTGGTGAAAgacttccattttaaaacattaCTTTAATTAACAATCATGCACACTGCGATACATGATTTTTAATTATATGTGGAATTTCTGTGAGCTATGATCCAGCATCTTTAATCACTGCATCATGTACTTAGCGACTGAACTCAAGCAAACCTTTCTGACCAAGTCGCTACTGCATAAAGAATATGGAGCTCTTCTTATAATTACGTAAAGAAcgaaatattcctttaaaatgcTTTTGAAAACAATTGTGATTAACTAACACAATAACCCGGTACGAAAAAGTCCTGAGGAAAAGTTAACTCAACGTTCTAGTTTTTACATGGACTACATTAACTGACgttgcaaatctattaaaaagaCAAGAGAAGTGTCACTGCATATTGAAAGTTCAGTACCTTGACTCTTTATTTCCTGGTGCCGTCggttctttttctctgtttttacttTCGGCATTTTGTAGATAGAGCGGCTTTTTATTTCGATTATGTGATAACTCCAAGTTAGAAAATAATTCACACGTGTTTACAGTCTGAGACGGTCGCACTCATTTAGCATCGGTGCCCAGTGCCttatgggattttttttcttgcgtgtgtgtgtgtgtgtgtgtgtgtgtgtgtgttcggcgGAGTCACTGTTGGTGTCGCTATCCGATAAGTACCAGACGCGTCTGATTAGCGAGTAAAAATGATTCTAGTCAGCTTGATACAACATATTACCGGTTCTGAATATTCTCGTCACACGCCGAGTGTCGCTCTGAATTTTGTTCACTTGATATTACAGATTTAAATGCCATCCCAAACAATGTCCTTTTTAAACCGGCATAGTACGGAGCAGGGTGGCTTGGGGATGGAGCCTATCCGAGCAAACATTTGGGCTCAAGTCAGGAACAACTCccaggacagggcgccagtccataaACGGGGACCACAGTCACACACACGCATGCAACACACACATCCATTAGGGCCAATATACCGTCCTCAGTCCATTGCCACCAAAAGCAAAATTCATATGCATAGCATATATTGCAAAATGAAAGAGTGTCTAGTCTCATGGCATATGGcacatgtccaaaaacggggtgCGTGTGCAGAGAAACAAGGGCGGGTCTTCATTATTTTAGTCGAAGGATTTGTTTAACTTGAACGCGCTTAATTTCAAGTAGATGTTAACTTGCAGTAGAAGGAATTTTTATGGGAGGGACTAAAGGGCGGGTTAAAAAGCAATCAGAGTCAACTTACCCGTTTTTCCTTTTGCACGTGCAGTCTGAAACAGCTCTTCACAAACTCTGCGAAACTACGGTAACGTTTCATCCATCAAGATGGATTTAGTATGAATAATTTAACTGTTTAATACaagtaacatttaatataaatcaAATTTAGTCAGCAACAGCTAAGTGTATGAGTTTTTAAACCACAAGTGCCTTTCTGACTTTACTAAAGGCTGATTCcatcacatttttttaactttaaaaaaacttttaacaATCTATCCATTATCAAAAACAGCATGTTTCGGAGCTATGGAAGTTACAGTCTAATCCAGGGTTGCCAGAAGTCCCGCCTTGGGCAGGATTGTCCTGAGTTCAACTGACGAATTCCGAATCCCACAAATTGCCTCTAAAAATCCCGATTGAACAAAAATTATATGCAGAAAATAATCTAGTAAGAGTGTCTCGCTACATTTTTGTAGACAACCTGGCGTACCAccttttatgaataaaatttgcAACTGTCGGGTGAATCCGAGTGTTTGAATCGCATATGTTCATGTACAAAGTGTGCTCGTGTCGTCCTACGTT is a window of Erpetoichthys calabaricus chromosome 7, fErpCal1.3, whole genome shotgun sequence DNA encoding:
- the dimt1l gene encoding probable dimethyladenosine transferase, translated to MPKVKTEKKNRRHQEIKSQGIMFNTGIGQHILKNPLVVNGIIDKAALRPTDVVLEVGPGTGNMTVKLLQKAKKVIACEIDPRLVAELQKRVQGTPFRSKLEILVGDVLKTDLPFFDVCVANLPYQISSPFVFKLLLHRPFFRCAVLMFQQEFALRLVAKPGDKLYCRLSINTQLLARVDHLMKVGKNNFCPPPKVESSVVRIEPRNPPPPINFQEWDGLVRIAFVRKNKTLSAAFKSSAVEQLLEKNYRVHCSVHNIVIPNDFKMAEMINIVLQESSFSEKRARSMDVDDFMKLLHAFNSAGIHFS